One window from the genome of Serinibacter salmoneus encodes:
- a CDS encoding uracil-DNA glycosylase family protein yields the protein MTGDAPAGTSRIARIARIRREIAADPENAAFTEAGWQPVFSADPAARILIIGQAPGQVAQASGVAFSDASGRTLREWFGVEEEVFRGPRIAVLPMDFYYPGRGRSGDKPPRRGFAARWHPPLLAEMRQVRLTVLVGRYAQQYYLAPTGTLTETVRRFADYLPERFPLVHPSPLNFRWQARNPWFATEAVPALRRVVARALAE from the coding sequence ATGACGGGAGACGCACCCGCGGGCACGTCACGGATCGCACGGATCGCGCGGATTCGGCGCGAGATCGCCGCCGATCCCGAGAACGCCGCCTTCACCGAGGCCGGGTGGCAGCCGGTCTTCTCCGCCGACCCCGCCGCGCGGATCCTCATCATCGGGCAGGCACCCGGCCAGGTGGCGCAGGCCAGCGGGGTGGCCTTCAGCGATGCGAGCGGCCGCACCCTGCGGGAGTGGTTCGGGGTCGAGGAGGAGGTGTTCCGTGGGCCACGGATTGCCGTGCTGCCGATGGACTTCTACTACCCGGGGCGGGGACGCAGCGGCGACAAGCCTCCCCGCCGGGGTTTCGCCGCGCGCTGGCATCCCCCGCTGCTGGCCGAGATGCGTCAGGTGCGGCTGACCGTGCTGGTGGGCCGGTACGCGCAGCAGTACTACCTGGCGCCGACGGGCACGCTGACCGAGACGGTGCGCCGGTTCGCCGACTACCTGCCCGAGCGCTTCCCCCTCGTGCACCCCTCACCGCTCAACTTCCGCTGGCAGGCACGCAACCCCTGGTTCGCCACCGAGGCGGTCCCGGCGCTGCGCCGGGTGGTGGCGCGGGCCCTGGCCGAGTGA
- a CDS encoding D-arabinono-1,4-lactone oxidase gives MSSPSGLWRNWGRTVSASPLGVAAPRSLGEVVDVVTRARATRRRVKAVGAGHSFTAIAQADDVQVTLDGLQGLIAVDRQARTATLAAGTRLHQIPALLAPHGLAMTNLGDIDAQSIAGAISTGTHGTGARFGGIATQVIGAVLVTGTGEVLRVTSGEDGENAEGGENADLLPAVALGLGALGILTEVTLQCVDAFDLHATERVEPLEDVLASVHERAASADHLEFYWFPHTDLAMTKTNRRLPAGQRRDPLPAHRAWLDEVVMANGVFGATCALGRAAPVLVPRINRIAARLSGERTYTDASHRVFATRRTVRFSEMEYAIPAGEVVGALRAIRSLIEERGWRISFPLEVRFAAADDLWLSTAHGRDSAYIAVHRAQGEDPRPYFHAVEALLRARGGRPHWGKMHTRRAADLAPAYPRFADFQALREELDPDRVFANAYLRRVLGS, from the coding sequence GTGAGTTCGCCGTCGGGCCTCTGGCGCAACTGGGGGCGGACCGTGTCCGCCAGCCCGCTCGGGGTCGCCGCACCGAGGAGCCTGGGCGAGGTGGTCGACGTCGTGACCCGGGCCCGCGCGACGCGTCGCCGCGTGAAGGCGGTCGGGGCGGGCCACAGCTTCACGGCGATCGCGCAGGCCGACGACGTGCAGGTCACCCTGGACGGGTTGCAGGGCCTGATCGCGGTGGACCGGCAGGCACGGACCGCGACCCTGGCGGCGGGCACGCGCCTGCACCAGATCCCCGCGCTGCTCGCGCCGCACGGCCTGGCGATGACGAACCTCGGCGACATCGACGCGCAGTCCATCGCGGGCGCGATCTCCACCGGCACCCACGGCACCGGCGCGCGCTTCGGCGGGATCGCCACGCAGGTGATCGGGGCGGTGCTGGTGACCGGGACCGGTGAGGTGCTGCGGGTGACCTCTGGGGAAGACGGCGAGAACGCGGAAGGCGGTGAGAACGCCGATCTGCTCCCCGCCGTCGCCCTCGGCCTCGGCGCCCTGGGGATCCTCACGGAGGTGACCCTGCAGTGCGTGGACGCGTTCGACCTGCACGCCACCGAACGCGTCGAGCCGCTGGAGGACGTGCTGGCGAGCGTGCACGAGCGGGCCGCGAGCGCCGACCACCTGGAGTTCTACTGGTTCCCGCACACCGACCTCGCGATGACCAAGACCAACCGACGGCTCCCGGCCGGGCAGCGGCGTGATCCGCTGCCCGCTCATCGGGCGTGGCTGGACGAGGTCGTCATGGCCAACGGCGTCTTCGGCGCCACCTGTGCGCTGGGGCGGGCCGCACCCGTCCTGGTGCCGCGGATCAACAGGATCGCCGCACGACTCTCCGGCGAGCGGACCTACACCGACGCCTCGCACCGCGTGTTCGCCACCCGCCGCACCGTGCGATTCAGCGAGATGGAGTACGCGATCCCCGCGGGCGAGGTGGTGGGGGCGCTGCGAGCGATCCGGTCCCTCATCGAGGAGCGCGGGTGGCGGATCTCCTTCCCGTTGGAGGTGCGGTTCGCCGCGGCGGACGACCTGTGGCTCTCCACGGCGCACGGCCGGGACTCGGCCTACATCGCGGTGCACCGTGCGCAGGGGGAAGACCCGCGTCCCTACTTCCACGCGGTGGAGGCGCTGCTGCGGGCCCGGGGCGGTCGCCCGCACTGGGGGAAGATGCACACCCGCCGCGCGGCGGACCTCGCGCCCGCCTATCCGCGCTTCGCGGACTTCCAGGCGCTGCGGGAGGAGCTGGACCCGGATCGAGTGTTCGCGAACGCGTACCTGCGGCGAGTGCTGGGGTCATGA